From the Bacteroidia bacterium genome, one window contains:
- the gltX gene encoding glutamate--tRNA ligase — MSTSDIRVRFAPSPTGFLHVGGLRTALYNHLFARHHGGRTILRIEDTDRSRYVEGAVENLLDTLEWAGITFDEGPRNGGPYGPYIQSERTELYRQHVDQLLAEGKAYRCFCTPEDLERSRNRQIEAKQDASYDRTCRSLSESEIREKLESDCSFTVRLKVPLLGTMQFTDLVRGEISVAYEVIDDQVLLKSDGFPTYHLANVVDDHHMRVTHVIRGEEWLPSTPKHLLLYDCFGWDAPQFAHLPLLLNQDRSKLSKRQGDVAVEDYRAKGYLPEALINFVALLGWNPGDDRELFTLHDLERDFTLDRVSKAGAVFDIDKLQWFNAQYVRSLPAETLVNICQPWLAEAGIDTADTARCISITTLLSSYLSLPSDIAPLLRPFSSSPIIIDDAESRDILDSEISRQVLRDFLAKAKAPGEWTAPAIKAMISDIQKESGIKGKALFGPIRIALTGAPHGPDLGTTAEILGRDMCIARAAAQLS, encoded by the coding sequence ATGAGCACATCCGATATTCGCGTCCGCTTCGCCCCCAGTCCCACCGGTTTTCTGCATGTGGGCGGCCTTCGCACCGCACTGTATAACCATCTGTTCGCCCGGCATCATGGGGGACGCACGATTCTGCGCATTGAGGACACAGACAGAAGCCGCTATGTCGAGGGCGCCGTCGAAAACCTCCTCGATACGCTGGAGTGGGCAGGCATTACCTTCGATGAGGGACCGCGCAACGGGGGGCCATACGGGCCCTATATCCAATCCGAGCGCACCGAGCTGTATCGGCAGCACGTCGATCAGCTTCTCGCGGAGGGCAAGGCCTACCGGTGTTTCTGTACACCCGAAGACCTGGAGCGTTCGCGCAACAGGCAGATCGAAGCGAAGCAGGATGCATCCTATGACCGGACCTGCCGGTCGCTCAGCGAGTCGGAGATTCGTGAGAAGCTCGAGAGTGATTGCAGCTTCACGGTGCGTCTGAAAGTACCGTTGCTCGGAACTATGCAATTCACCGATCTGGTGCGCGGTGAGATCTCCGTTGCGTACGAGGTAATCGACGATCAGGTGCTGCTCAAGAGCGATGGCTTCCCCACGTATCATCTGGCCAATGTCGTGGATGATCATCACATGCGCGTAACCCACGTGATTCGCGGGGAGGAGTGGTTGCCTTCCACACCGAAGCATTTGCTGTTGTACGACTGTTTCGGATGGGATGCGCCGCAATTTGCGCATCTGCCATTGCTGTTGAATCAGGACAGGAGCAAGCTGAGCAAGCGCCAGGGCGATGTCGCTGTGGAGGACTACCGCGCCAAGGGCTATTTACCTGAAGCGTTGATCAATTTTGTCGCCCTGCTTGGGTGGAATCCCGGCGATGACAGGGAATTGTTCACGTTGCACGATCTGGAGCGTGACTTCACGCTGGATCGCGTGAGCAAGGCCGGTGCCGTATTCGACATCGACAAGCTCCAATGGTTCAATGCGCAGTATGTACGATCTCTGCCCGCCGAAACACTCGTGAACATCTGTCAGCCGTGGCTGGCGGAAGCGGGCATCGACACCGCCGATACGGCGCGCTGCATCTCCATCACGACGCTGCTGAGCAGCTACCTGTCCTTGCCTTCGGATATTGCTCCCCTGCTGCGGCCGTTCAGTTCCTCTCCCATTATCATTGATGACGCGGAATCCCGTGACATTCTCGACTCCGAAATCTCGCGACAGGTGTTGCGTGATTTCCTCGCGAAAGCGAAGGCACCCGGCGAGTGGACCGCGCCCGCAATCAAGGCCATGATATCCGACATTCAGAAGGAAAGCGGAATAAAGGGCAAAGCGCTCTTCGGGCCTATTCGCATCGCGCTCACCGGTGCCCCGCATGGTCCGGACCTCGGCACCACGGCCGAAATACTCGGACGCGACATGTGCATCGCGCGAGCGGCCGCGCAACTGTCCTGA
- a CDS encoding type II toxin-antitoxin system VapB family antitoxin, giving the protein MPYVHAEQLFLDTDLVRYWDPTRCFTQTFVLNCVQIEEVLPTNLSIDDKLINAAQRLGKLRTKKEVVTTALQFLTA; this is encoded by the coding sequence ATGCCATACGTGCATGCGGAACAACTGTTCCTGGATACGGATCTTGTCAGATACTGGGATCCAACGCGGTGTTTCACACAAACCTTTGTGCTAAACTGTGTGCAAATTGAGGAAGTATTGCCGACGAACCTGTCGATTGATGACAAACTGATCAATGCGGCTCAGAGGCTGGGGAAGCTTCGGACAAAGAAAGAGGTGGTGACGACGGCCTTGCAGTTTCTCACTGCTTAA
- a CDS encoding DUF86 domain-containing protein: MDFDAFASDDKTMDAVVRNFEIIGEAANRVEQDFKDNNPEIEWQRIRGFRNRIVHDYFGIDYEIVWEICETYVDELIELLESAIGRNEATWPIPRERVCFREKRSCFLKSIDFALKRPDDFLLIVLLRYGTRDKKFNYVYCELYPEVAATGETRLHRYFRTFVFRQK, encoded by the coding sequence ATCGACTTTGACGCCTTCGCATCCGATGATAAAACTATGGATGCGGTTGTTCGCAATTTTGAGATTATTGGAGAAGCTGCCAACAGGGTTGAACAGGATTTCAAGGATAATAATCCGGAAATCGAATGGCAAAGAATTCGTGGATTCCGTAATAGGATCGTACACGACTACTTCGGGATCGATTATGAAATCGTATGGGAAATTTGCGAGACGTATGTGGATGAATTGATCGAACTTCTGGAGTCCGCAATTGGCAGGAATGAAGCTACCTGGCCGATACCGCGAGAACGAGTGTGTTTCCGAGAGAAGAGGTCATGTTTCCTAAAAAGTATAGACTTCGCATTGAAACGCCCCGACGATTTCCTGCTCATCGTATTGTTGAGGTATGGGACACGGGATAAGAAATTCAACTACGTCTATTGCGAGCTTTATCCTGAAGTTGCGGCCACGGGAGAGACGAGGCTGCATCGATATTTTCGTACGTTTGTTTTTAGACAGAAGTAG
- a CDS encoding NAD-dependent epimerase/dehydratase family protein, with the protein MIISVTGGTGFIGSHLIDRLLEQGHEVRALTRRSSNLRWLEGKPVKLVEGDVRDASSLQTLLDGADVVYHIAGVVKARDRQGYFDGNVKATQNMLEAAHRFAPGLRRFLYVSSQTAAGPSTSLDRPVREDDTPHPITTYGESKWAAEQLVHEWRDRLPWTIVRPPAVYGPRDTEIYIYFQAISRGLNSIIGFDDKRLSLVHSHDLVRGIMLAAEAGHSVGETYFIASEEFYSWPQVGRITAAALNKRFVTLRLPHMLVYSVAAVAQSVAALQRKAATLNLEKARDITQRYWTCDISKAVKELGYRQEMPIDKGIANTVAWYREQKWL; encoded by the coding sequence ATGATTATCTCAGTTACCGGAGGAACAGGTTTTATCGGCAGTCATCTCATCGACAGACTGCTGGAACAGGGGCATGAGGTGCGCGCTCTCACCCGCCGTAGCAGCAATCTGCGATGGCTCGAAGGCAAGCCCGTGAAACTCGTGGAGGGTGATGTGCGCGACGCCTCATCGCTTCAGACGTTGCTCGACGGGGCGGACGTCGTGTACCACATCGCCGGTGTCGTCAAAGCGCGGGATCGTCAGGGGTATTTCGACGGCAACGTCAAAGCAACACAGAATATGCTTGAAGCAGCGCATCGCTTCGCTCCGGGGCTGCGGCGCTTCCTCTATGTGAGCAGCCAGACGGCCGCGGGACCATCAACCTCTCTCGATCGTCCGGTGCGGGAAGACGATACACCGCATCCCATCACCACATATGGGGAAAGCAAATGGGCAGCGGAGCAGTTGGTCCATGAATGGCGCGACCGCTTGCCTTGGACCATCGTGCGTCCGCCAGCTGTGTATGGTCCGCGTGACACGGAAATCTACATTTATTTCCAGGCGATATCCCGTGGACTGAATTCCATCATCGGTTTCGACGACAAACGCCTGAGTCTTGTGCATTCACACGATCTCGTCCGCGGCATCATGCTTGCAGCCGAAGCCGGGCATAGCGTCGGAGAAACCTACTTCATCGCCAGCGAGGAATTCTATTCCTGGCCGCAGGTCGGTCGCATCACCGCTGCGGCGCTGAACAAACGTTTCGTCACACTGCGTCTGCCGCATATGCTTGTGTATTCCGTGGCAGCCGTGGCGCAGTCCGTGGCAGCGCTGCAACGCAAGGCGGCGACGCTCAATCTCGAGAAAGCTCGCGATATCACTCAGCGCTATTGGACGTGTGACATTTCGAAAGCGGTGAAGGAACTGGGCTATCGTCAGGAAATGCCCATCGATAAGGGAATAGCAAATACCGTTGCGTGGTACCGCGAGCAGAAATGGCTCTGA
- a CDS encoding glutamine--tRNA ligase/YqeY domain fusion protein, translating to MPQNDTPATSNFIKQIINEHERTGRFGARVHTRFPPEPNGYLHIGHAKSICLNFGIAREYGGLCNLRFDDTNPVKEDTEYVDSIKEDIRWLGFDWEDREYYASDYFETLYGYAEQLILADKAFVCDLSAEEIRQHRGTLTEAGRNSPYRNRAVDENLDLFRRMRAGEFPDGSRTLRAKIDMTSPNLNMRDPVMYRILRAEHHRTGNDWCIYPTYDWAHGQSDSIEGITHSICTLEFEDHRPLYDWFIDQLGIHHPQQIEFARLNLTYTVMSKRKLLRLVQDGIVDGWDDPRMPTISGLRRRGFTPASLRDFADRIGVAKKESTIDVALLEHCVREDLNKHATRVMAVLNPLKVVITNYPEGQVEHLEAVNNPEDESHGKRDLPFSRELYIEREDFMEDPPKKFFRLSPGSEVRLRYAYIIRCDEVVKDAHGYITELRCSYDAETKSGSSNSGRKVKGTIHWVSVEHAVTADVHLYEALFPVENPDDVPEGQDFLSNLDTNSHRVISAFVEPSLATAAPGDRFQFERVGYFCVDSKHSLPGKPVFNRTVTLRDTWAKIAQNT from the coding sequence ATGCCACAAAACGATACCCCTGCAACCAGCAACTTCATTAAGCAAATCATTAACGAACATGAACGAACCGGCCGCTTCGGAGCCCGTGTCCATACACGCTTCCCGCCGGAACCAAACGGCTACCTCCATATCGGCCACGCGAAATCCATCTGCCTGAACTTCGGTATCGCACGGGAGTACGGTGGCCTCTGCAATCTGCGCTTCGACGATACGAACCCGGTGAAAGAAGATACGGAATACGTGGATTCCATAAAGGAGGATATCCGCTGGCTGGGATTTGACTGGGAAGACCGAGAATACTATGCCTCCGACTACTTCGAGACGCTCTACGGTTATGCAGAGCAACTCATCCTCGCCGATAAGGCCTTTGTCTGCGATCTCTCGGCGGAGGAAATTCGCCAGCATCGCGGAACGCTCACCGAAGCAGGCCGCAATAGCCCCTACCGCAATCGCGCCGTGGATGAAAATCTCGATCTTTTCCGCCGTATGCGTGCCGGTGAATTTCCCGATGGATCCCGTACCCTGCGTGCGAAAATCGATATGACCTCGCCCAATCTCAATATGCGCGATCCCGTCATGTACCGTATCCTCCGCGCCGAACACCACCGTACCGGTAATGACTGGTGTATCTATCCGACCTATGACTGGGCGCACGGACAGAGCGACTCCATCGAAGGTATTACCCATTCCATCTGCACATTGGAATTTGAAGATCACCGGCCGCTCTACGATTGGTTTATTGATCAATTGGGCATCCATCACCCGCAGCAGATAGAATTTGCACGCCTCAACCTGACCTACACGGTGATGAGTAAACGCAAGCTGCTCCGGCTCGTCCAGGATGGTATTGTTGATGGCTGGGACGATCCTCGCATGCCCACTATCTCCGGCTTGCGTCGCCGTGGCTTCACCCCGGCTTCGCTCCGCGATTTCGCGGACCGTATCGGGGTTGCAAAGAAGGAAAGCACCATCGACGTCGCGCTGCTTGAACACTGTGTTCGGGAGGACCTGAATAAACATGCCACCCGCGTCATGGCGGTACTGAATCCGCTCAAAGTGGTCATCACGAATTATCCCGAAGGGCAAGTTGAGCATCTGGAAGCGGTGAATAATCCTGAAGATGAATCCCACGGCAAGCGCGATCTGCCATTCTCACGTGAACTCTACATCGAACGCGAGGACTTCATGGAGGATCCTCCGAAGAAGTTTTTCCGTTTGTCGCCCGGGAGCGAAGTGCGACTGCGATACGCGTACATCATCCGCTGCGACGAGGTGGTCAAGGACGCACACGGCTATATCACTGAACTCCGCTGCTCCTACGATGCGGAAACGAAGAGCGGATCCTCAAACAGCGGCCGAAAAGTCAAGGGCACCATTCACTGGGTGTCTGTCGAACACGCAGTCACCGCGGACGTGCATCTGTACGAAGCACTGTTCCCCGTAGAGAATCCGGACGACGTACCGGAAGGGCAGGACTTCCTCTCCAATCTCGATACAAACTCGCATCGCGTCATTTCTGCCTTTGTGGAGCCGAGTCTCGCCACCGCCGCGCCCGGCGATCGTTTTCAATTCGAGCGTGTCGGGTATTTTTGTGTCGATTCAAAGCATTCGCTGCCGGGCAAACCGGTGTTTAACCGCACGGTGACGCTGCGGGATACTTGGGCGAAAATCGCGCAAAACACCTGA
- a CDS encoding DUF4256 domain-containing protein, producing the protein MNTRKKSSLNAEQRAALLETLRLRFHANMRRHTGLEWQPIHDRLKSNPEKLWSLHEMERTGGEPDVIGYDSDSDSYIFCDCSPESPVGRRSACYDSEAQQSRKEHAPEHNAVDFAAAMGVELLTEEQYHTLQTIGPFDMKTSSWLKTPPELRALGGAIFGDYRYGRVFIYHNGAQSYYAARAFRGLLML; encoded by the coding sequence ATGAATACACGCAAAAAGAGCAGTCTGAACGCGGAGCAGCGTGCTGCGCTTCTCGAAACCCTGCGGCTTCGCTTCCATGCCAACATGCGGCGTCACACCGGTTTGGAATGGCAGCCGATTCATGATCGGCTCAAGAGCAATCCGGAAAAACTGTGGTCTCTGCACGAGATGGAACGCACCGGCGGTGAGCCGGATGTGATCGGTTACGACTCCGACAGCGATTCCTACATCTTCTGTGACTGTTCGCCCGAGAGCCCGGTCGGTCGGCGCAGCGCGTGCTACGATTCCGAAGCGCAACAATCCCGAAAGGAACACGCGCCCGAACACAATGCTGTGGATTTCGCCGCCGCGATGGGGGTCGAGCTTCTGACGGAGGAACAGTACCATACGCTGCAGACCATAGGACCCTTCGACATGAAAACATCGAGCTGGCTGAAAACGCCGCCAGAGCTGCGGGCGCTTGGCGGAGCCATTTTCGGCGACTATCGCTATGGCCGTGTCTTCATCTATCATAATGGCGCGCAATCATACTATGCCGCCAGGGCGTTTCGCGGACTGTTGATGCTCTGA
- the nadD gene encoding nicotinate (nicotinamide) nucleotide adenylyltransferase, with protein sequence MNIGIYGGTFNPPHLGHLLLAQSAADQLGLDVVLFVPAYVSPFKNHEDMLPAALRCEMVELALSDNRKFRGEYWEALREETSYSVDTVRYLAERYAEDTLFLLMGEDTFRDFHLWKNPEVIAGLAHLCVAGRPGHSPGDAQHAFADSAQRFTMPLVEISSTDIRQRVAAGASIQYLVPWTVQIYIESQGLYRNPRS encoded by the coding sequence ATGAACATCGGCATTTACGGCGGCACCTTTAATCCCCCGCATCTCGGACATCTGCTGCTCGCGCAAAGCGCGGCGGATCAACTCGGGCTCGATGTCGTGCTCTTTGTTCCCGCATATGTATCCCCTTTCAAAAACCACGAGGATATGCTTCCAGCCGCGCTGAGGTGCGAGATGGTGGAACTGGCACTCTCGGACAACAGGAAGTTCCGAGGCGAGTACTGGGAGGCATTACGCGAGGAAACGTCGTATTCCGTAGACACCGTTCGGTACCTGGCCGAACGGTACGCGGAGGATACGTTGTTTCTGTTGATGGGAGAAGACACGTTCCGGGATTTCCACTTATGGAAAAACCCTGAAGTCATCGCCGGACTTGCGCATTTGTGTGTCGCCGGAAGACCGGGTCATTCGCCCGGCGACGCGCAGCATGCATTTGCGGATTCGGCGCAGCGGTTTACCATGCCGCTCGTCGAAATTTCTTCGACAGATATCCGCCAGCGGGTCGCCGCAGGTGCCTCGATACAGTATCTCGTACCCTGGACCGTACAGATATACATCGAAAGTCAGGGCCTCTACCGAAATCCCAGGTCCTGA
- a CDS encoding nucleotidyltransferase family protein produces the protein MKTLQDILKTLRKHKNRLFLDYPIKSLAIFGSYSREEQNDSSDIDILVEFSGRVGVRFIDLADDLEKIIGFKVDLVSRNGIKDKYLQSIDSELFYV, from the coding sequence ATGAAAACGCTACAGGATATACTGAAAACCCTTCGCAAGCACAAAAATCGCTTGTTTCTCGACTATCCCATAAAGTCGCTTGCGATTTTTGGTTCCTATTCACGGGAAGAACAAAACGACTCCAGCGATATAGATATTCTCGTCGAGTTCTCGGGAAGGGTCGGCGTACGATTCATCGATCTGGCGGATGATCTGGAAAAAATCATCGGGTTCAAGGTGGATCTCGTTTCCAGGAATGGGATTAAAGATAAATACCTCCAGTCCATCGATTCAGAGCTGTTTTATGTCTAG
- a CDS encoding type II toxin-antitoxin system Phd/YefM family antitoxin — translation MKLSHQIKPISYLKAHAAEIVRNMSAQDGPLIITQNGEAKVVMQDIESYEQAQETMALLKILALGARQVEEGKVQPAGDVIRQLRNRSKKHK, via the coding sequence ATGAAACTGTCTCATCAAATCAAACCGATCAGTTATTTGAAAGCCCATGCGGCGGAAATCGTGCGGAATATGTCCGCACAGGATGGACCCCTGATTATCACACAGAACGGCGAAGCGAAGGTTGTGATGCAGGACATCGAAAGCTATGAACAAGCACAAGAGACCATGGCCCTGCTGAAGATTCTCGCCCTTGGCGCGCGACAAGTCGAGGAAGGCAAGGTTCAGCCGGCCGGTGATGTTATAAGGCAGCTTCGGAACCGGAGCAAGAAACACAAATGA
- a CDS encoding type II toxin-antitoxin system RelE/ParE family toxin: MTCRVLLTDDASRDLEELYDYIEFHDAPARAEYVLGKIEEAIAKLAENPERGAYPKELLAIGLRDYREIFFKPYRIIYRLSSRQVHIMLITDGRRDMQAVLQRRLLHA; encoded by the coding sequence ATGACCTGCCGCGTACTCCTCACCGATGATGCGTCCCGCGATCTCGAGGAATTGTATGACTACATCGAATTCCACGACGCGCCGGCAAGGGCGGAATATGTGCTCGGTAAGATTGAGGAAGCCATCGCGAAGCTTGCGGAAAATCCGGAGCGGGGAGCATACCCGAAGGAATTGTTGGCAATAGGTCTTCGCGATTACCGCGAGATTTTTTTCAAGCCCTACAGGATAATCTACCGGCTCAGCTCCAGGCAGGTGCACATTATGCTCATCACCGATGGCCGACGTGATATGCAGGCAGTACTGCAGCGACGGTTGCTGCATGCATGA
- a CDS encoding glycosyltransferase, protein MDISAIIIHFGKAEYTSHVLECLLSVRDTELECIVVDNASSSSPAAALREAPRTRVLRIEHSRGYGAACNAGAALARGRYILILNNDLDIPAGSVEALRETMDAHPEVGVLGPMLRFPDGRFQLSWGDDPDLGSEFRERGRQRRSRAGGIVLDRERATTAMRDADWITGAVMLIRREAWEAVGGFDESFYFYFEDVDLCRRVRTAGYKVACQPASAMVHFGGGSDPQANPEIVRAYRREQLRYYARYNSFAQFSALKVYLIAKFSIAAVRGTMLLSDVRQLLKQIAIFSRTSERQHARRQDV, encoded by the coding sequence GTGGACATCAGCGCCATCATCATTCATTTCGGCAAAGCGGAGTACACATCGCATGTGCTGGAGTGTCTCCTCTCCGTGCGCGATACGGAGCTCGAGTGCATCGTCGTGGATAACGCTTCATCATCTTCTCCAGCCGCCGCGCTGCGCGAAGCCCCTCGAACACGCGTGCTTCGCATCGAACACAGCCGCGGGTACGGTGCGGCCTGCAATGCCGGTGCGGCTCTTGCGCGTGGCAGATACATATTGATTTTGAACAACGATCTGGATATACCTGCGGGTTCGGTGGAAGCGTTACGGGAAACGATGGATGCGCATCCGGAGGTCGGTGTACTGGGACCGATGCTGCGCTTTCCCGACGGACGTTTCCAACTATCATGGGGAGATGATCCTGATCTTGGCAGCGAGTTCCGTGAGCGCGGACGGCAGAGGCGCAGCCGCGCGGGAGGTATCGTGCTGGACAGGGAGCGTGCCACAACAGCAATGCGCGACGCGGACTGGATTACCGGAGCCGTGATGTTGATACGACGCGAGGCGTGGGAGGCCGTCGGTGGTTTCGATGAATCGTTCTATTTTTATTTTGAGGATGTCGATCTGTGCCGTCGTGTCCGCACGGCCGGTTACAAGGTGGCATGCCAGCCGGCCTCGGCGATGGTGCATTTCGGCGGGGGCTCCGATCCGCAAGCGAATCCTGAAATCGTCCGCGCGTATCGGCGCGAGCAGCTGCGATACTATGCGCGTTACAATTCCTTCGCGCAGTTCTCTGCCCTGAAAGTCTATCTTATCGCGAAATTTTCCATCGCCGCCGTACGCGGCACAATGCTGCTCAGCGACGTGCGGCAGTTGCTGAAACAGATCGCGATCTTTTCCCGCACAAGTGAACGACAACACGCTCGCAGGCAAGACGTATGA
- a CDS encoding type II toxin-antitoxin system VapB family antitoxin — protein MPTNLAIDDTLITTAQKLGKFRTKKEAVTAALQFYIAQKKRMELLKLFGDVDFDDRYNYKRARKG, from the coding sequence ATGCCGACAAATCTTGCAATCGACGATACACTCATCACGACAGCGCAGAAGCTCGGGAAATTCCGCACGAAGAAGGAAGCGGTCACAGCCGCGTTGCAGTTTTATATCGCTCAGAAGAAGCGTATGGAGTTGCTCAAGCTGTTCGGCGACGTCGATTTCGATGACAGATACAACTACAAGCGGGCTCGCAAGGGATGA
- a CDS encoding T9SS type A sorting domain-containing protein — protein sequence MKYYFTSIVLFSLLFSVSQTTAQVNSDTLTIRQIQEVHPDTLAAGNQNSPYVGDTITVTGVVYAAPRISAGGPTLFALGNGFTMYLMDEAGGAWSGLNVRASDSTASNAILVTAVDTGYVVRVTGVVTQYFSTTQFEIGILSGRWNADAMVEILDDLGKRPDPTKILLSDLVNGGPLTGKPEAQQWEGAYVVIEGAKVGSVTQNTSTGRYTWTIEDGNGNSIGVYDQSIYFRGGSQGFNPNWAPPTTGTTITAIRGVITSSGQGIVIAPLYPGDITVGSFPPAVSNLGRDISIPNSTQAVTVTCKVEDTNPDGSISNVVLIYGMGDSEIDRITMTYDDASMIATGVIPAQSDEDVIWYYVEATDNDNETTAFPGDTRLGKPFFIVRDGALRIRDVQYTPFLNGNSGAIGGQVTLRGVIIAGSTDLGMVFMQDGINAWSGIMLRGDESIRNLVIGQDVTITGVVEERFNVTAVGNASVTTDHGTAPLPAALQLSTGDFATAVVKDGDPFAEQWEGMLTKFGPGTVTSINADAPTGNFGEFLFNDTNGNMRVDDAGTWDNVYTLDSTDTNLIYLRPGTAIESLTGVMYFSFSNWKLLPRDEDDFINVVTSVEHVAGHPTSMKLDQNYPNPFRAAEGTSIRFELPLREHVTLRVYDVTGRSVATLLDGPMDAGTVTVRFTAPALPSGMYMYMLSGSAGLRTGRMIITR from the coding sequence ATGAAGTATTATTTTACGTCAATCGTACTATTTTCGCTGCTGTTCTCGGTATCTCAGACAACAGCACAGGTCAATTCTGACACATTGACCATACGACAGATTCAGGAGGTTCATCCGGATACCCTCGCCGCCGGGAATCAAAATTCGCCGTATGTGGGCGATACCATTACCGTGACCGGAGTGGTGTACGCCGCCCCGCGCATTTCAGCGGGCGGCCCCACCCTGTTTGCCCTTGGAAATGGCTTCACCATGTATCTCATGGATGAAGCGGGTGGCGCCTGGAGTGGGCTGAATGTTCGCGCCTCGGATTCTACCGCTTCGAACGCCATTCTCGTCACCGCGGTCGATACCGGCTATGTCGTTCGGGTGACCGGTGTCGTTACCCAGTATTTTTCGACGACACAATTCGAAATAGGCATTCTGAGCGGACGCTGGAATGCCGACGCGATGGTCGAAATTCTCGATGATCTCGGAAAGCGCCCTGATCCGACCAAAATTCTCCTCAGCGATCTCGTCAACGGCGGTCCCCTCACCGGAAAGCCCGAGGCGCAGCAATGGGAAGGTGCGTATGTGGTGATCGAGGGCGCCAAAGTCGGATCCGTGACGCAGAACACCTCCACCGGACGGTATACCTGGACGATCGAGGACGGCAATGGCAATTCCATCGGTGTGTACGATCAGAGCATCTACTTCCGTGGTGGGTCGCAGGGCTTCAATCCGAATTGGGCACCTCCGACAACCGGTACGACGATCACCGCAATCCGTGGTGTCATCACATCATCGGGTCAGGGTATTGTCATCGCTCCGTTGTATCCCGGCGACATCACTGTCGGCTCCTTCCCGCCCGCGGTGAGCAATCTCGGACGCGACATCAGCATCCCGAACTCAACGCAAGCGGTGACCGTCACCTGTAAGGTCGAGGACACCAACCCGGACGGCAGCATCAGTAACGTCGTTCTGATTTACGGCATGGGCGATTCCGAAATTGATCGCATCACCATGACCTACGATGACGCTTCGATGATCGCGACGGGAGTGATCCCTGCGCAGAGTGATGAAGATGTGATTTGGTACTACGTCGAAGCAACCGACAATGACAACGAGACCACGGCATTCCCCGGCGACACCCGCCTCGGGAAGCCGTTCTTCATCGTGCGCGACGGAGCACTGCGCATCCGCGACGTGCAGTATACGCCCTTCCTGAACGGCAATTCCGGCGCTATCGGCGGACAGGTCACACTGCGCGGCGTTATCATCGCGGGCAGTACGGATCTCGGCATGGTGTTCATGCAGGATGGCATCAACGCCTGGAGCGGCATTATGCTGCGCGGCGACGAAAGCATCAGAAATCTCGTTATTGGTCAGGATGTGACCATTACGGGCGTCGTTGAGGAGCGCTTCAACGTGACTGCAGTCGGTAATGCAAGCGTCACGACGGATCACGGTACAGCTCCGCTCCCGGCTGCGCTTCAGCTCTCGACAGGTGATTTTGCCACGGCCGTTGTCAAGGACGGTGATCCCTTCGCCGAGCAGTGGGAAGGCATGCTCACCAAATTCGGTCCAGGAACCGTCACCAGTATCAATGCCGATGCCCCAACGGGGAACTTTGGCGAGTTTTTGTTCAACGACACCAACGGCAATATGCGCGTTGACGATGCAGGGACCTGGGATAACGTGTACACGCTTGATTCCACCGACACAAATCTCATTTACTTGCGTCCCGGCACCGCCATCGAGTCCCTGACCGGCGTGATGTACTTCTCCTTCAGCAACTGGAAACTGTTGCCGCGTGATGAGGACGATTTCATCAATGTCGTCACGTCGGTGGAGCATGTCGCAGGCCATCCCACGTCAATGAAACTGGATCAGAACTACCCGAACCCCTTCCGTGCCGCGGAAGGTACTTCCATTCGCTTCGAGCTGCCGCTGCGCGAACACGTCACCCTTCGTGTGTATGACGTCACCGGCCGCAGCGTCGCGACGTTGCTCGATGGGCCGATGGATGCCGGTACCGTAACGGTGCGTTTCACGGCCCCCGCCCTTCCTTCCGGCATGTACATGTACATGCTGTCAGGGAGCGCAGGACTGCGTACCGGTCGCATGATCATCACCAGGTAA